One genomic segment of Labeo rohita strain BAU-BD-2019 chromosome 14, IGBB_LRoh.1.0, whole genome shotgun sequence includes these proteins:
- the atoh1b gene encoding protein atonal homolog 1b → MTAKAKLLHWSNGKFREGPEEFTLSEHPRLTRSDPRAWMTSATPAYSPAGDHYAHTSVDAAMDKYMSGGSSPLTAESDLGGSKSHGGTKQNLTGPQRHRRVAANARERRRMHGLNRAFDKLRSVIPSLENEKKLSKYDTLQMAQIYITELSELLEGVVQSECRGLRDGCGASGNHGNIGQRSSAQTLRTSIPYAMDAPSSNFTPEKNDVTSNASDGESSHFSDIEEGQTGGR, encoded by the coding sequence ATGACAGCAAAAGCCAAACTTTTGCACTGGTCAAATGGAAAATTTCGCGAAGGACCGGAGGAGTTTACGCTCTCTGAACATCCGAGGTTGACCCGCAGTGACCCACGGGCCTGGATGACCTCCGCGACCCCCGCGTACTCACCCGCAGGTGACCACTACGCACACACGTCGGTGGATGCTGCGATGGACAAGTACATGTCTGGAGGCAGCAGTCCTTTGACAGCGGAATCTGACCTGGGAGGATCTAAATCACATGGTGGGACCAAGCAAAATCTCACCGGACCTCAAAGACACAGACGTGTGGCCGCTAATGCGAGAGAAAGGCGGCGGATGCACGGACTGAACCGGGCGTTTGACAAACTGAGGAGCGTCATTCCTTCTTTGGAGAATGAGAAAAAACTGTCTAAATATGACACCCTTCAAATGGCGCAGATTTACATCACAGAACTGTCCGAGTTGTTGGAAGGTGTCGTGCAGTCAGAGTGCAGAGGTCTGCGGGACGGATGCGGCGCGTCTGGTAACCATGGTAACATTGGACAGAGGAGTTCAGCTCAGACTTTGAGGACCAGCATCCCTTACGCAATGGACGCACCTTCTTCTAATTTTACTCCTGAGAAAAATGATGTCACGTCAAATGCGAGTGATGGCGAGTCGTCTCATTTCAGCGACATCGAAGAAGGACAGACTGGAGGACGCTGA